Proteins encoded within one genomic window of Empedobacter falsenii:
- a CDS encoding MauE/DoxX family redox-associated membrane protein, whose product MRKIAPFIQTLICYLFIVLFIYAAVSKLIDFETFQTQLGQSPLLASYAIHISYGIIAIELVTAVLLMFERTRKLALQISLFLMVMFTTYIVIILHFTAFTPCSCGGVLEKMGWTEHLIFNIVFVGLALIGIRIANNSQTWRGYIIEQTTLTIVGIVSVIILYSLSEQKSQYNNSFTRKYIPHLAEKLTTLNLESTGYYIAGIDSCYAYLAHPNAPLFLRTYDYHTQNVINNRIKIKNELLPYKRIITYVNSPYFYLGDGTVGIIEKGILNDYTASLETIDNAYYNQYVPGKKDHFGLSITSQKTKQTALALLYKTVDGYQLKINDTTLKSQQNGAFDLDGLLIWNEQHQIFLYVYYYKNEIIILDSMMNEKNVMKSIDSLNEPELDVAFYKKYQNYRLGPKTIRVNETIATYGDYLYIHSKRLGNFEEEHQSASIIDVYDLVNNHYLHSFYLYHKPKQQLRDFKIYQNSVFAVIDDEIYRYQLKK is encoded by the coding sequence ATGAGAAAAATTGCACCGTTTATACAAACGCTCATCTGCTACCTATTTATTGTTTTGTTTATTTATGCAGCGGTGAGTAAACTGATAGATTTTGAAACCTTTCAAACGCAGCTAGGACAATCGCCCTTATTAGCAAGTTATGCGATTCATATATCGTATGGAATTATTGCGATAGAACTTGTAACAGCGGTTCTCTTGATGTTTGAACGAACTAGAAAATTAGCCTTACAAATTTCACTTTTCTTAATGGTGATGTTTACCACCTATATTGTCATTATTCTACATTTCACGGCGTTTACTCCTTGTTCTTGTGGTGGAGTTTTAGAAAAGATGGGATGGACGGAACATTTGATTTTTAATATCGTATTTGTAGGTTTAGCTCTAATTGGCATTAGAATAGCAAACAATTCTCAAACATGGAGAGGTTATATAATTGAACAAACTACTCTTACAATAGTCGGAATTGTTAGTGTAATCATTTTGTATAGTTTATCTGAACAAAAATCTCAGTATAACAATTCTTTTACTAGGAAATACATTCCGCATTTAGCAGAAAAACTAACTACACTCAATTTAGAATCCACAGGTTATTATATAGCAGGTATTGATAGTTGTTATGCTTATTTAGCTCATCCTAATGCTCCTTTATTTCTTAGAACTTATGATTACCATACGCAAAATGTGATTAATAATCGGATCAAAATAAAAAATGAGCTACTCCCTTATAAACGAATAATAACATACGTTAACTCCCCATACTTCTACTTAGGGGATGGAACAGTAGGAATTATAGAAAAAGGAATATTAAACGATTATACAGCTTCTCTTGAAACTATTGATAATGCTTATTATAATCAATATGTTCCTGGAAAAAAAGATCATTTTGGTCTTTCTATAACAAGTCAAAAAACTAAACAAACAGCACTCGCTTTATTGTATAAAACAGTGGATGGATATCAACTAAAAATAAACGATACAACTTTAAAAAGCCAACAAAATGGAGCATTTGATTTGGATGGATTACTAATTTGGAATGAACAACATCAGATCTTTTTATATGTCTATTATTATAAAAATGAAATTATCATCCTTGATTCTATGATGAATGAAAAAAATGTTATGAAAAGCATCGATTCTTTAAATGAACCAGAACTTGATGTTGCTTTTTATAAAAAATACCAAAACTATCGATTAGGTCCTAAAACAATTCGAGTAAATGAAACGATAGCTACCTATGGAGATTATCTCTACATCCACAGCAAACGACTGGGAAATTTTGAGGAAGAACATCAAAGTGCAAGCATCATAGATGTATATGATCTTGTAAACAACCATTATCTCCACAGTTTTTACCTCTATCATAAACCTAAACAACAACTTAGGGATTTTAAAATATACCAAAACTCTGTTTTCGCTGTAATTGATGATGAAATCTATCGCTATCAATTAAAAAAATAA
- a CDS encoding SusC/RagA family TonB-linked outer membrane protein has protein sequence MKKFYFKLNRHIISVLLGLFCVTPLLAQTGKTVTGTVKELQIPLVGVMVKEEGTDNSTYTDDNGHYSLTLQHDDAKLIFEQLDFPIREEEVLNRSVINVRFTKEEESIQLKDVVINAGYYSVKDKERTGSIARVTAKEIENQPVNNVLDALQGRVAGLEITPTTGTAGGGYTIRLRGQNSINAGNDPLFIIDGVPFDMNSMSYTSISNTVMPNSNINPLNSIDPKSIEKIEVLKDADATAIYGSRGANGVILITTKKGQKRKTTFNIDSSISVNSITKKVNLLNTEQYLMMRKKAFANDGITNYPTNAYDINGAWDQTRYTDWQKVLIGNTGTTNNTRLNIMGGDEQTSFMIGTNFMKETSVLYGDYSYKKLNAFINLNHSSKDNRFKVGTVLIYGEDNNILPIENLARTAKKLAPNAPALFDENGNLNWENNTWTNPIASTYSTYRSHANVLNTSFNMSYALTDQLTFKTNLGYNHSILKDKSFNPHTVRNPAYGNTSADSSVIMNENEKEVWSIEPQLDYHLSWTNSEINLNVGATFMMNEQNQLVTRGVGFADNALMNVMSAAKAFQFLQDISSQYKYNAVYGRFNYSLYQKYILNLTARRDGSSRFGEANKLANFGAIGAAWIFSKEHFLSDQSWLSFGKLRGSYGITGNDQIGDYQYLSTYSIKQDGYDGTTYLTPSRLHNPNFSWEKNRKIEGAIELAFLKNRLNLEVNYYHNQSNNQLIGYSLPDTTGFKTIQANLDAVVVNKGLEIALHSTNIKKDKWQWETSFLITFPKNELKAFENLAQSSYSNQYVIGQSINITKLYNYIGINPVNGTYMFEDYNNDGKISSADDRRIYTDFNPKWYGSLGNTIRYNNWNLEVLFQFSKKKAYNELHTLNAAGTFFNQPTSVLDEGRTQIYTTGSNTNAVVAQNYFYTSTGVVSDASFVRLKSLSINYNVPLKKNYKVALYAQGFNLLTLTNYKGGDPEQIEDFLPPLKRIAFGTTISF, from the coding sequence ATGAAAAAATTTTACTTCAAACTCAATAGGCATATAATAAGTGTGCTATTGGGATTGTTTTGTGTAACACCCTTGTTGGCACAAACAGGAAAAACCGTGACTGGAACGGTAAAAGAACTTCAAATCCCACTGGTGGGCGTAATGGTAAAGGAGGAGGGAACCGATAATTCTACCTATACCGATGACAATGGACATTATTCGTTGACCTTACAACATGATGATGCTAAACTAATTTTTGAGCAATTGGATTTTCCTATTCGAGAAGAAGAGGTATTGAATAGAAGCGTGATCAATGTACGTTTCACAAAAGAAGAGGAGAGTATTCAGCTGAAAGATGTGGTGATCAATGCAGGATACTACTCCGTAAAGGATAAAGAACGAACGGGGTCAATTGCACGTGTAACGGCTAAAGAAATTGAGAATCAGCCTGTGAATAATGTGTTAGATGCCTTGCAGGGTAGAGTTGCAGGTTTAGAAATTACGCCAACTACAGGAACAGCAGGTGGTGGTTATACCATTCGGTTAAGAGGACAGAATAGTATAAATGCGGGGAATGATCCTTTGTTTATAATAGATGGGGTTCCGTTTGATATGAATTCGATGTCTTACACCAGTATCTCCAATACCGTAATGCCCAATTCAAACATTAATCCGTTAAATTCTATCGATCCAAAATCAATAGAGAAGATTGAAGTTTTAAAAGACGCGGATGCTACTGCTATTTATGGTTCGCGTGGTGCAAATGGGGTGATTTTGATAACGACTAAAAAGGGACAAAAGAGAAAAACTACATTTAATATAGATTCTTCAATTAGTGTCAATTCCATTACAAAAAAAGTAAATCTTCTAAATACAGAACAATACCTCATGATGAGAAAGAAAGCGTTTGCAAATGATGGGATTACAAACTACCCAACAAATGCGTATGATATTAATGGAGCATGGGATCAAACGCGATACACCGATTGGCAAAAAGTACTAATAGGGAATACTGGTACAACCAATAATACAAGACTAAATATTATGGGTGGTGATGAGCAAACAAGTTTTATGATTGGCACCAATTTTATGAAAGAAACGTCTGTTTTATATGGGGATTATAGCTATAAAAAACTGAATGCCTTTATTAATCTTAATCATTCTTCTAAAGACAATAGATTTAAAGTAGGTACTGTCCTAATTTATGGGGAAGATAACAATATATTACCAATAGAAAATTTAGCGCGTACAGCTAAAAAATTAGCTCCCAATGCACCCGCTTTATTCGATGAAAATGGAAATCTAAATTGGGAAAATAATACATGGACAAACCCTATAGCATCTACTTATAGTACATATCGTAGTCATGCAAATGTGTTGAATACCAGCTTTAATATGAGCTATGCTTTAACGGATCAATTAACATTTAAAACGAATTTAGGTTACAATCATTCAATTTTAAAAGATAAAAGTTTCAATCCACATACAGTAAGAAATCCTGCTTATGGTAATACAAGTGCCGATAGTAGTGTCATAATGAATGAGAATGAAAAAGAAGTATGGTCAATAGAACCGCAGTTGGATTATCATCTTAGTTGGACAAATAGTGAAATTAACTTGAATGTAGGAGCAACTTTTATGATGAACGAACAAAATCAGTTGGTTACAAGAGGAGTTGGCTTTGCAGATAATGCACTAATGAATGTGATGAGCGCAGCAAAAGCATTTCAATTTCTGCAAGATATTTCTTCACAATATAAATACAATGCGGTCTATGGACGATTTAATTACAGTTTGTATCAAAAATATATTCTTAATCTTACAGCAAGAAGAGATGGATCAAGTCGATTTGGAGAAGCCAATAAGTTAGCAAATTTTGGTGCAATAGGCGCTGCTTGGATTTTTTCGAAAGAACATTTTTTGAGTGATCAATCGTGGTTGAGTTTCGGTAAATTGAGAGGGAGTTATGGAATTACTGGAAACGACCAAATAGGGGATTATCAGTATTTGAGTACATATTCTATAAAACAAGACGGTTATGATGGAACAACCTATTTAACACCTTCTCGTTTACATAATCCGAATTTTTCATGGGAAAAAAATCGAAAGATAGAAGGAGCAATAGAATTGGCTTTTCTGAAAAATAGATTAAATCTTGAAGTAAACTATTACCACAATCAATCCAATAATCAGCTAATAGGCTATTCGTTACCTGATACAACAGGGTTTAAAACAATTCAAGCAAATTTGGATGCAGTAGTGGTTAATAAAGGATTAGAAATTGCTCTCCATTCAACCAATATTAAGAAAGATAAATGGCAATGGGAAACATCCTTTTTAATTACATTTCCAAAGAATGAATTAAAAGCGTTCGAAAATCTAGCTCAATCCAGTTATAGCAATCAATATGTTATTGGGCAATCTATAAATATCACAAAGCTATACAATTATATAGGAATAAACCCTGTAAATGGAACTTATATGTTCGAGGATTATAACAATGATGGAAAAATAAGTAGTGCCGATGATCGTAGAATATATACGGATTTCAATCCCAAATGGTATGGAAGTTTAGGAAATACCATTCGTTATAACAATTGGAATCTTGAGGTACTTTTTCAATTTTCGAAAAAGAAAGCCTATAACGAATTGCATACATTAAATGCAGCTGGTACATTCTTTAATCAACCTACATCGGTTCTAGATGAAGGACGTACGCAAATTTATACAACAGGCTCTAATACAAATGCTGTTGTTGCTCAAAATTATTTTTATACAAGTACTGGAGTTGTAAGTGATGCTTCTTTTGTGAGGTTAAAATCACTCTCGATAAACTACAATGTTCCTCTTAAGAAAAATTATAAAGTCGCTTTATATGCACAAGGTTTTAATCTGCTAACGCTTACGAACTACAAAGGAGGGGATCCCGAACAAATTGAAGATTTTTTACCTCCATTAAAGCGTATCGCATTTGGAACAACTATCTCATTTTAA
- a CDS encoding DUF262 domain-containing protein, with amino-acid sequence MSEVKDTKSFSINDILSWKDNGELILSPKYQRNKVWNLNAKSYLIDTILRGYPIPQIFIRQQIDIATRKTFREVIDGQQRITAILEYFDNQFKIQKSHNKEFANLTYTELPDAEKENFLNYNISFEIVKLKDDSKIYEMFARLNTNNIALNKQELRNAQYWGEFKVFILRKSSDFKNIFIDKKIFKDKDLSRMADVDFMNSLVINLIDGIVTDSNTKTESAYKKYDKEFLNQDLIEEKLNRIFFIIESIFYNQLFNSKIFYRKNYFWTLFVTLNHQLFGNLDVSIPRNPKFDNHNFDTNINSFISKLSLFESEFLNAEYDSENAPHNVLEFEKYHRTRTTSKDERITRVRILSEFLMD; translated from the coding sequence ATGAGTGAAGTAAAAGATACAAAGTCATTTTCAATTAACGATATTCTTTCATGGAAAGATAATGGCGAATTAATATTATCACCAAAATATCAGAGAAATAAAGTTTGGAATCTAAATGCAAAATCTTATTTAATAGATACAATATTAAGAGGCTATCCTATTCCTCAAATTTTCATTAGACAACAAATCGACATAGCAACTAGAAAGACTTTTAGAGAAGTAATTGACGGGCAACAACGTATTACTGCAATTTTAGAATATTTCGATAATCAGTTTAAAATCCAAAAATCACATAATAAAGAATTTGCCAACTTAACATATACTGAACTTCCAGATGCTGAAAAGGAAAATTTTTTAAACTATAACATAAGTTTCGAGATTGTAAAACTTAAAGACGACTCTAAAATATATGAAATGTTTGCTAGATTAAATACAAACAATATAGCATTAAATAAACAAGAGTTAAGAAACGCTCAATATTGGGGTGAATTTAAAGTTTTCATTCTAAGAAAATCATCTGACTTTAAAAATATTTTTATTGATAAGAAAATTTTCAAGGATAAGGACTTAAGTAGAATGGCAGATGTAGACTTTATGAATTCGTTAGTTATTAATTTAATTGATGGTATTGTCACTGACAGCAATACAAAAACTGAATCGGCTTATAAAAAATATGACAAAGAATTTCTTAATCAAGATTTAATTGAGGAAAAATTAAATCGCATTTTCTTCATCATTGAAAGTATTTTTTATAACCAGTTATTTAATTCAAAAATATTTTATCGTAAAAATTATTTTTGGACTTTATTTGTAACGCTTAACCATCAATTGTTTGGTAATCTAGATGTTTCAATTCCTAGAAATCCAAAATTTGATAATCATAATTTTGATACTAATATTAATTCATTCATAAGTAAACTTTCGCTGTTTGAATCAGAATTTTTAAATGCTGAATATGATTCTGAAAATGCACCACATAATGTTTTAGAATTTGAAAAATATCATCGTACAAGAACTACGAGTAAAGATGAAAGAATAACTAGAGTAAGAATACTTTCAGAATTTTTAATGGATTAG
- a CDS encoding helix-turn-helix transcriptional regulator gives MKINRLDIVFKERNVQNRVIAKFIGKTEFTISKWRNNKRQPSLEELIEIAKLLRVSIYDLIEPTNWDNEKSETYEEFVKKVKDIK, from the coding sequence ATGAAAATTAATCGATTAGATATTGTTTTTAAAGAAAGAAATGTACAAAATAGAGTCATTGCTAAATTTATTGGTAAAACTGAATTTACAATATCTAAATGGCGAAATAACAAAAGACAACCTTCTTTGGAAGAACTAATTGAGATTGCAAAATTACTAAGAGTAAGTATTTATGATTTAATAGAACCAACAAACTGGGACAATGAAAAATCTGAAACTTACGAGGAGTTTGTGAAAAAAGTAAAAGACATTAAATAA
- a CDS encoding SOS response-associated peptidase, which yields MCFHVKVTKTKEQIEKKSRLKFKPEVTFTPNPHFKGFDHPKLPVITNQQDYIHLFEWGLIPHWAGNDFNSNNTLNARIETIDEKPSFRDAYTNRCVILVDGFYEWRHEGKDKIKYDIGINNNLMCLAGLYSDDTFTIVTTEAVGIMDYIHNTKHRMPIVLNDDENLMNWLNCKPIVPFTDFSYQREDGQVSLFG from the coding sequence ATGTGTTTTCATGTAAAAGTGACCAAAACAAAAGAACAGATTGAAAAGAAATCGAGGTTGAAATTCAAACCCGAGGTTACATTTACGCCAAATCCTCATTTCAAAGGTTTTGATCATCCAAAGTTGCCTGTTATCACTAATCAACAAGATTATATTCATTTGTTCGAGTGGGGTTTAATTCCGCATTGGGCTGGAAATGATTTTAATTCGAATAACACCTTAAACGCACGTATTGAAACTATAGATGAAAAACCATCTTTTCGAGATGCTTACACCAATCGTTGTGTGATATTGGTTGATGGCTTTTATGAATGGCGACACGAAGGCAAAGACAAAATCAAATATGATATCGGAATCAACAATAATCTGATGTGTTTAGCAGGATTATATTCTGATGATACGTTTACGATAGTTACAACTGAAGCTGTCGGCATTATGGATTATATCCACAATACTAAACATCGTATGCCAATAGTCCTAAATGATGATGAAAACTTAATGAATTGGCTTAATTGTAAACCAATTGTTCCGTTTACTGATTTCAGCTACCAGCGTGAAGATGGTCAAGTGAGTTTATTTGGATAA
- a CDS encoding DUF6520 family protein, giving the protein MKTNFLKKALPIGVGMMAVAFAFATEGKASNQSTGYATAYIYNDLEECEQVDATCNNIGTVSCTIGSKEVFEFKNGTQCSQNLMHWQP; this is encoded by the coding sequence ATGAAAACAAATTTTCTAAAAAAAGCGCTACCTATCGGGGTAGGAATGATGGCTGTTGCTTTTGCATTTGCCACTGAAGGGAAAGCTTCTAATCAATCTACAGGATATGCAACTGCATATATTTACAATGATTTAGAAGAATGTGAACAAGTAGATGCCACTTGCAATAACATAGGAACTGTAAGTTGTACAATTGGTTCTAAAGAAGTATTTGAATTTAAAAATGGTACTCAATGTAGTCAAAACTTGATGCATTGGCAACCATAA
- a CDS encoding RagB/SusD family nutrient uptake outer membrane protein — MKNNRTIYVMNRFILLIAIFTLAACNDWIETDDPKGEIKIEKVYNNEQTANAAVASIYKDMKNDGLLSGSTNGSSVLFSLYADELDFYGSTSNNLSMFHSHQLLPSNTLVTSIWANNYRIIYETNLAIEALNNSTNLSLELKNKLIAEVLFIRAFTHFNLMNVYGKIPYITTSNYQINRYVYRDEIKIVYDNIEKDLLQAKGLLVNNVASTASNRATIYAVSALLSKVYLYQEKWDKVVSESQGIVQNQNFSFQQPIENQYKKESKSTIFQFSSTINGENTLEGSYFIINSGPPTRVALRQDFINLFNPLDKRLQFWTKKVSNTTNTQSWYIPYKYKENANTGSSKEFSIVFGLSEIILMRAEAYLHTNELALAVKEINIIREKAGLNQFNSSNPNEIQKELILQRKLELFTEHGNRWFDLKRWKIAEETLKPIKSNWKPRDLILPIPENELLINPNLNPQNDGY; from the coding sequence ATGAAAAATAATAGAACAATATATGTGATGAATAGATTCATCCTATTGATTGCCATATTCACATTGGCTGCTTGTAATGATTGGATTGAAACTGATGATCCTAAGGGAGAAATAAAAATTGAAAAGGTTTACAACAACGAGCAAACTGCTAATGCAGCAGTTGCGAGTATTTACAAAGACATGAAAAATGATGGTTTGTTGTCGGGAAGTACAAATGGATCAAGCGTATTATTTAGTTTGTATGCAGATGAACTTGATTTTTATGGTTCTACGAGCAATAACCTTTCAATGTTTCATTCCCATCAATTATTGCCTTCTAATACACTTGTAACGTCTATATGGGCAAATAATTATAGAATTATTTATGAAACAAATTTAGCTATAGAGGCATTAAATAATTCAACGAATTTATCCCTTGAGTTAAAAAATAAATTGATAGCAGAAGTGTTGTTTATTAGAGCATTTACGCATTTTAATTTGATGAATGTATATGGTAAAATACCCTATATCACTACATCTAATTATCAAATCAATCGATATGTTTACCGTGATGAAATAAAGATTGTTTACGATAATATCGAAAAAGATTTGCTCCAAGCAAAAGGTTTATTGGTAAATAATGTGGCGTCTACTGCGAGTAACAGAGCAACTATATATGCAGTGTCAGCCCTATTAAGTAAGGTGTACTTATACCAAGAAAAATGGGATAAAGTAGTGAGTGAATCGCAAGGAATTGTTCAAAATCAGAACTTTTCATTTCAACAACCAATAGAAAATCAATATAAAAAAGAAAGCAAGTCTACAATATTTCAATTTTCATCGACCATAAATGGTGAAAATACGTTAGAAGGATCATATTTTATTATTAATAGCGGACCTCCAACTCGGGTAGCTTTACGACAAGATTTTATAAACCTGTTTAATCCACTCGATAAAAGGTTACAATTTTGGACAAAGAAAGTAAGCAATACAACAAATACACAATCTTGGTATATACCGTATAAATATAAAGAAAATGCAAATACAGGTTCAAGCAAAGAGTTTTCTATTGTATTTGGTTTGTCAGAAATAATCTTGATGAGAGCAGAAGCTTATTTACATACAAATGAATTGGCATTGGCAGTAAAAGAAATTAATATCATTCGAGAGAAAGCAGGGTTAAATCAGTTTAATTCTTCTAATCCAAATGAGATTCAAAAAGAACTTATACTTCAAAGAAAACTAGAATTGTTTACAGAACATGGAAACAGATGGTTTGATTTGAAACGTTGGAAAATAGCCGAGGAAACTCTAAAACCTATAAAATCAAATTGGAAACCAAGAGATTTAATTTTACCAATTCCAGAAAACGAATTATTGATTAATCCTAATCTAAATCCTCAAAACGATGGCTATTAA
- a CDS encoding alpha/beta hydrolase family protein, whose amino-acid sequence MAIKYVNSILVILFVCLGYFSKAQEIQKTSNWTKHTLFTDVSSDGKWVVVNDMQDKNNVILIQTESGVRKELGSIILLKFLKNNDILSFVDDKSNLHLIDLKTLKTILQVEVLHKRYFTNHDQTIISYLRKGEKEKKDLQLLDLKSNKSYTIHDVENYQWHPVKDDLIFLTSNTDSNTKTLKKWKSGSENQQSLFISPKNEVKILGWQSDQKSILLLENTVDGGILYTINTQNKEVKSLACKTLFSDEVVRKINGFDTTSDRNGIVFFNVDIVKSKNDNYSIWDTQDALIAPRKAVAEEYVLNKQSIRWDTKTNEFSIITSNKLNAVIIKPNFNYALAYDFLENEPSTEQYTVADLYLKNYEKGEEKLIVPAHYFSYDYLSFSPSGKYIMYFKDKKWWGYDTENDKYFDITIPSNYSLYKTNDMYYKHPTPYGVEGWSMDENEVFVYDEFDIWMYDIKNGTAKRLTATNGDISYRFNKKERKNTSHIDINQKLMLDLSNKDEQNGFAFFEKGKIVPIVFESYTIENAVCINKQTCFFKKFRYNLSPVIERIDLATKKRKIVYQSNPDLAKLDLGISESIEYKNIKGNKSKGILLYPTNFNPTKQYPVIYYVYENMTYKVNQFASPTKYTEDGFNILNYVLDGYFVFLPNLDYQIGNLGESIVVNIENSVEELVSRSYIDKNRLGLIGHSFGGYEAAFIATHSNLFKAIVAGSGVMDLVSWSHDVQWEGWFREQAWRLESQQFRMKESYYTDKNNYIRNSPFYQVENMKTPLLLWAGKSDYNINWYQSIYMYMAMRELNKEGKLILFNNDGHYLTRKENQEILYDSILNWFNTYLK is encoded by the coding sequence ATGGCTATTAAATATGTCAATTCAATACTAGTTATACTGTTTGTCTGTTTGGGATACTTTTCAAAAGCGCAAGAGATTCAAAAAACTTCGAATTGGACAAAACATACTTTATTTACAGACGTAAGTAGCGATGGAAAGTGGGTTGTTGTAAATGATATGCAAGATAAAAATAATGTTATACTTATACAGACAGAATCAGGTGTTAGAAAAGAATTGGGTTCAATCATTCTTTTGAAATTTTTGAAAAATAATGATATACTATCTTTTGTTGATGATAAATCAAATTTGCATCTAATTGATTTAAAAACATTAAAAACAATCTTGCAAGTTGAGGTACTACATAAAAGATATTTTACAAATCATGATCAAACGATAATTTCATACCTAAGAAAGGGCGAAAAAGAGAAAAAAGATTTACAGTTACTTGATTTGAAGAGTAACAAGTCATATACGATACACGATGTAGAAAACTACCAGTGGCATCCCGTCAAAGATGATTTAATTTTTCTAACATCAAATACGGATTCTAATACTAAAACATTAAAAAAATGGAAATCGGGTTCAGAAAATCAGCAGTCTCTCTTTATAAGCCCAAAAAATGAAGTAAAGATATTAGGATGGCAAAGCGATCAAAAAAGTATACTTCTACTAGAAAACACGGTTGACGGAGGGATACTTTACACGATTAATACCCAAAATAAGGAGGTAAAATCTTTGGCTTGTAAAACATTATTTTCTGATGAGGTAGTTCGTAAAATAAATGGTTTTGATACTACTAGTGATCGTAACGGAATAGTCTTTTTTAATGTAGATATCGTAAAGAGTAAAAATGATAATTACAGTATTTGGGATACCCAAGATGCTTTAATCGCACCTAGAAAAGCTGTTGCTGAAGAATATGTTTTGAATAAACAGAGCATAAGATGGGATACAAAAACGAATGAATTTTCTATCATTACTTCAAATAAATTGAATGCTGTTATCATTAAACCTAATTTTAATTATGCATTAGCGTATGACTTTTTAGAAAATGAACCTTCTACAGAACAATATACTGTTGCCGATTTATACCTAAAAAATTATGAAAAAGGAGAAGAGAAGTTAATTGTTCCTGCACATTATTTTTCTTACGACTATCTTTCGTTTTCGCCGAGTGGAAAATATATCATGTATTTTAAAGATAAAAAATGGTGGGGATATGATACAGAAAATGATAAGTACTTTGATATCACCATACCATCAAATTATTCTTTATATAAAACAAACGATATGTATTATAAACATCCAACACCATATGGAGTAGAAGGGTGGTCTATGGATGAAAATGAAGTGTTTGTGTATGATGAGTTTGATATTTGGATGTATGATATAAAAAATGGTACTGCTAAAAGGTTAACAGCTACTAATGGGGATATAAGTTATAGATTTAATAAAAAAGAACGAAAAAATACCTCTCACATTGATATCAATCAAAAGTTGATGTTAGATCTATCGAATAAAGATGAGCAAAATGGTTTTGCTTTTTTTGAAAAAGGTAAGATTGTACCAATTGTCTTCGAATCCTATACGATTGAAAATGCTGTATGTATTAACAAGCAAACTTGTTTTTTTAAGAAGTTTAGGTATAACTTATCTCCAGTTATCGAACGTATAGATTTGGCTACGAAAAAAAGAAAGATAGTATATCAAAGTAACCCCGATTTGGCAAAGTTAGATTTAGGTATAAGTGAAAGTATAGAATACAAGAACATAAAAGGAAATAAATCGAAAGGGATTTTACTTTACCCAACTAATTTTAATCCTACCAAGCAATATCCTGTTATTTACTATGTATACGAGAATATGACGTATAAAGTAAATCAGTTTGCAAGTCCAACAAAATATACCGAAGACGGTTTTAATATTCTTAATTACGTATTGGATGGGTATTTTGTTTTTTTACCCAATTTAGATTATCAAATAGGAAATTTAGGTGAATCAATTGTCGTGAATATAGAAAATAGTGTAGAAGAACTAGTAAGTCGATCTTATATTGACAAGAATAGATTAGGATTAATAGGGCATTCGTTTGGTGGTTATGAAGCGGCATTTATAGCAACACATTCCAATTTGTTTAAGGCAATTGTAGCGGGTTCTGGCGTGATGGATTTGGTTTCTTGGTCGCATGATGTACAATGGGAAGGTTGGTTTAGAGAGCAAGCATGGAGGTTAGAAAGTCAGCAGTTTCGAATGAAAGAAAGTTATTATACGGATAAAAATAACTATATAAGAAACTCACCTTTCTATCAGGTGGAAAACATGAAAACGCCTTTATTGTTGTGGGCTGGTAAATCTGATTATAATATAAATTGGTATCAAAGTATATATATGTATATGGCAATGAGGGAATTAAATAAAGAAGGTAAATTGATTTTATTTAATAACGATGGTCATTATTTAACGCGTAAAGAGAATCAAGAAATATTATATGATTCAATCTTAAATTGGTTTAATACGTATTTAAAATAA